Within Vicia villosa cultivar HV-30 ecotype Madison, WI linkage group LG1, Vvil1.0, whole genome shotgun sequence, the genomic segment AGACCATTTCATTTCTTCTTGTAACGGTAGAGTTCCGCTGTCGAGAAAGTTCGCGCTGGAAACGGTTTTGCTCGTGTTGTTAATGGTGTTGTAGTTGCTTGCTTCCCAGTTATGAACTCCGTCCGAGGAAACGGAAACGGTTGGTTTTACTTGTGTTGGTGTTTGGAAAATTGAGGTTGTAACAGAATGAAGCATGTTGGAGTTTATGACAGAATTTGTATCTGACAATGACATCATTTGTGAAGAAGATGAGGATGGTGTGAAACAAATAGACGCATTTGGATTCTCCGAAATTCCGATGTTTGATCCATAGTTCATGTTCTGGAAAGAAAAGTAGCCTGTGGTGTTGAACCTGTCTAGGAATAATTCATGGCTGCTGCTACCATTGTTGTTGATCTTCGAGGAAGTGGAAACTTCTAGAGGGTAACCATGATCTATAGAAGCTTTTGTAGGTTCCATTACCAAACTCATAACATCATTCGACGAAACCGAAGCTTTTTGATTGCTTTTGTTTGCTGTGAGTGGTTTTTCATTATCATTTTCAATCTCTGAGAGTGGTTTATGAGTATTTGGATCAATGCCACTTTGTCTCAACCTCTTCTTGAGACATGAGTTCCATAGATTCTTAATCTCATTGTCGGTTCTTCCTGGTAATTGTGCTGCAATTTGAGACCATCTGATATAAACAAGAAACAATTCAAACACATAATCGAAAAccgaaaaaaaaaaactatatcatAAAAAGATAAAGAGTTATTATAGATTCTACAATAACCTGTTTCCAAGTACTGCATGAAGTTCAATGATCAAATTCTCTTCTTGTTGTGAGAATGCTCCTCTCTTCAAATCAGGTCTCAAGTAATTTATCCATCTTAACCTGCAACTCTTGCCACATCTCTGCAAACCTATTCATTGTGCATGCTCAAATATATATCAGATAAAAATGCATGAATCATGTATTGAAGTTTGAAACTATAATACTATGTAGAAtattaaatatatgtatatgtatatgtataggTACCAGCTAGTTTTGGGACTGAACTCCAACATCCATGACCATGTTTGGTAATGTAATTCAAAAGCTTCTCATCTTCTTCTGGAGACCAAAGTCCTTTCCTTAACTTCTGCTTGTAGCAGCAAGAGTGTCTTCCCATGATTACGTTTAAGAAAAATCTTATCTTCAAACACACTCACAAACTTTGCTTTGGAAGAAACTCTTTTTTAAAGCTGTAAAGTTTTTTCTGTCCAAACAAAACCTACGTGGAAACTAGAGAGGAAAGTTTGGTGGGGTGAGGAGGAGAAAGTGTTGAGAGAGAGAAGCTCTTAGAGAAAGcaagttgaaaaaaataaaatggcaCCTTGATAGGGAATCAAATAAATAGGAAGAGTCTTAGAGGAGAGAAAGTTGTACTCAAAAGGTTATTGGACAGTTccacctttatatatatatatatatatatatatatatatatatatatatatatatatatatatatatatatatatatatatatatatatatatatatatatatatttatgaattTAATTATTCTGTGCACTGTGTGACTTTCTAATGCTTATTTTCACTTCGTTAATGTATCAGACACTAGATATAATCTCTGTATTCGGCCTTATGACCGATTAATTTAAAGGAATCaattttattgtctatttgtgtGACTCCGTTTAAAGTTAGAGTATAGTTCTATATGGACCTGCCCTAATACAAAGGTTGTTTGCACTTATTAGGATTGAAATCTTAAACCTTAAAAAACACAATATCAAAACTCAAGTCTTCACCATTAAGCTAAACAATTCGTGACGTTGATGTCTACTGTCttctattaaaatttaaaaagagtTGATCATCTATATTTATATATGAATTTACTCCCTTCTTCACATGAcaaataattaactaattaaatggGGCCCATCAATCATTATCAACGGTCTAGATCTACCTATTCCCACATCCTATCAAAGGGTTGCATATAGGAGAGTAGTAGAACTACAACATAATGTTATTTTATCTAGTTTGACTTTGATGTATGTAATATTGTAATCTAATTGTAAATATACTATTAGTTATGAGTAGTGATGATCATTATTATATACCAAATTTTGTTAAGCAAAAGCTACAAATCTAGCTAGCAAAAGTTCTCACTTTTAACCTACCTTGGTTGTTATGTGCCATGCTGCTTAGAGTTGAGATTCTTCtattgtgcatttgaaagttataATATGTGACGAGATGTCTCCATTCCCACatgatataatagaaaaaatgttCCATCTATGGAATTTGAAGGGGTGAGTTTTCTAGTCTAAACCTAATCTAAGAAtagtaatatgaattaatataaattaacaaAAAGTTAGGAGAAAGGAAAAATTCTCTTATGGAGAAGTAAATCCTAAGAGTAGAAATTATGCAAAACATAGTATACTGCATTAAATTGATGATAACAGAAACCTTAATTCTCTAGGTTCTTTTGTTCCCTTTGGTGATAATACTCAAAGTTTTGAAAACTCTATcaccctttccttttcttgaataACTTTCTATTTATTTTGGCTTTATTgagatgaattttatttttgtgGAACAAATAGTGGAAAATTGTTTTTGATATATGAGAAGGTTAAGGTCATATTTCTTGGGTTAGAAAGTGCTTGAAGTTGAACTAACTATGTGAATGGtttattttttttgcaatttgAAAAATACTTTATCTTTGAATTAAATGTGATTTTCTTCAATGTCAATTTTCTGACTTCATACGAGTTCTTTGTGGTTGTGAGGAAAATACTAATGAAATTGATGGTTTTTTTAGGTAGGGTACTAAAACTAAAGTTAATAATAGAAATGAACAACTGTACTTTCTTATACAAATGAGACAATCACAATAATGTATTTGTCCCTTGTTTATTTTTTGTAGCCTGCATTTCTGCCTCACAAATGTACACGAACACATGACAATTTTGGATGATTCAATACTACAAAGTTTAGCCATTGTCACACTTTTAAAGAATCTCCACCATTGAGTAGTTAGATATTCTTCTAACCAGATAAAATGCATCATCGTGTTATTAGAGGTGAGAATATGCGAGACCTACTGACATAAATCTATTATAATTTAAGAAAAGTTTACAATATATCATAAGTCAGATTCAAGTCAATAAAATATATCGTAAGTTAAACTCAATTCTTTTAAAATTTGATCCGACCTGACATATTTTCACCCTACTTACTATTTAAAGAGTTGAAATCTAAAATATAAAGTGAAGAAAGATATTGTATATCTTATCACAAGAGAATGTTGTATGTGTCACTTCAAAAACTCAACAGAGCATTGGCAGACCAATTGGCAATCATACATCTTGCTAGGTTGTAGCTGTTGCATAGACATACAAAAGATTTAAAATTACTACTATAGGTCAAAGTTAAAATGTGTTGTGTTTGGAAAGATATAGGTTGTGGTTTTGATCTATGTTACTATGTATCATTTTCCACTCAAGTCACAtatcataaaacaaataaataaaactaaactttttttttgtgtgtgtagaAATTAAGTTCAATATAAAAACTTTATAGATATTAAAAACATAGTAGGGGAGTTAATTTAGTATGATAAGATCAAATTTAAATGATCACCATGTTAGCTAGCTATGGTATTATCATCATGAATGGAGGATTCCCTAAAATGTAAAAGGAGGAAGAGGATTAATTATCGTATGCATAAACTACAATTCTTTAAACTTGGGCCTTCCCTCTCTTTAGTTGGTTGGATGGCCACTTGAGTCCAAAAACTAACATAAAGAGAAAACCATACAGTTATATCACTATATCAGGAACTGGCTAGTAATTAGCATGCATGTTTGGAGAAGGTAAGGTTATTCAATAGAAAATTATTAAAGGCTTATTATGCCTAGTGATAATTTAGAAGTATGTTTAGCAAAAATAATAAGTTAATTTTTATTGTATAGCTTATAAACTCATAAAAAAATCAGTTTAATAAGTGTCATTTTCTCACCCCTTTCTACTGTGAAGGTGGACTTTTGGTCTAAAGTTTTCATTAATCTTTGAGCTCTTCTCAAGTTAAAAGATTCTCAATTAGTCCAAAGATCAAATTCTAGCTCTTAAAATGGGTGATGTTTGGGTTGAAGGGTTGACCGATATCCGACCGGAGGTGTTTTCTTACTTCTCTGACAAGTGTAAGGAGATAAATCTTGCTCGGCCTAGGCTAACTGGCATTCCCTTCCCCTCACTGTCTGAGGAGGATAATACGCTTTTGACTTCCCCTTTTCTGTTGGAGGAGATAGACATGGCTCTCTCCCACTGTGAGAGCAATAAGAGCCCAGGGCCGGATGATTTTAACTtctatttctttaaaaggttttggcATCTTTTGAGACATGATGAAGGAATTATGTTTGATGAGTTTCACAGGTTTTCTGCGCTCCCCCATAGATTTGTCTATTATTTTGTAACTCTTATCCCTAAGGTTAAGAATCCTTCTATGTTAAGTGATTTTCGGCCTATTTCCCTGGTCGGTTCTCTATATAAACTTCTAGCCAAAGTTTTGGCCAAGAGATTAAGGATAGTTATGGGAAATCTTATTTCCCCCAACCAGTATGTTTCCTTAAGGGTAGGTTGCTGGTGGATGGTGTTGTTGCGGTCAATGAGCTAGTTGATTTGGCCAAATGTTCCAATAAGTCTCGTCTTAtctttaaagttgattttgaaaaagcataTGATTCAGTTAGCAGGACTTCCTAGTTATATGCTAATTAGATTTGGATTTAATGATAAATGGAGAGCTTGAATTAGAACATGCGTTTTCTTTGGTAATATATCTTTTTGGGTGAATGGCTCCCCATCCCAAGAGATTAAGATCCAAAGAGGTTTGAAGAAAGGGGACCCACTAGCCCCATTTCTTTTTCTGTGGTAGTCAAACGCCTAAGCCACTACTACAAAACGCGTATATAACAACGCCCAAGTTACCGTGGTTCTTCCAAACATCGTGGTGACATCTCGAAACTCAAgcgctaattttttttattttttaattaaaaattgttaGGATATAATAATGGTTGTTGACCACACCATGGTGAAACAATCAAGAtttcatgggttcgaacctcaaCGCCCTTAAATAATTTATTCCTTTAACGTAAATGCACGCCTTTTCTTTTTTACCTTAAGCGTTCACTACGGTTGTTTCTTGCAACCGTTGTGAAATACTTTTCacttaataaaaacataaaagataatttATTTCGTTCATAACACAAAAAGGTGCCCTAGTAAACGAGACAACGGCGTTAGCAAAATCTTTATCCTCTTCGACTTATGGTACGTTACTATTATGTGTTTGTTGTTTATTTCTTGTTCTCCCTTGTTGTGGTAATGGTACTACTGTCTGAAAGTTCTTTGCTAGGGTTTCTTTTTTAACATATTATCATAATAACATAATGAAATTGTGATGTGTATTGGGttgttcttattcaaatttcgtGACAATAACTTTGTGTAGTTACAAATTCATTATAGGGTTATTTTAGGTTTTGGTGTTGTTAAAGGAAGTAAATGGCAACA encodes:
- the LOC131615659 gene encoding transcription factor MYB61-like gives rise to the protein MGRHSCCYKQKLRKGLWSPEEDEKLLNYITKHGHGCWSSVPKLAGLQRCGKSCRLRWINYLRPDLKRGAFSQQEENLIIELHAVLGNRWSQIAAQLPGRTDNEIKNLWNSCLKKRLRQSGIDPNTHKPLSEIENDNEKPLTANKSNQKASVSSNDVMSLVMEPTKASIDHGYPLEVSTSSKINNNGSSSHELFLDRFNTTGYFSFQNMNYGSNIGISENPNASICFTPSSSSSQMMSLSDTNSVINSNMLHSVTTSIFQTPTQVKPTVSVSSDGVHNWEASNYNTINNTSKTVSSANFLDSGTLPLQEEMKWSEYLNTPFLMQNQPPQSIYADAKPETGNFITDESCTSWSQCQPQQQQQQQQQQGFQLSDIYSKDLQRFSVAFGQTL